The Deltaproteobacteria bacterium DNA window TTGGTCCCTTCGCTGATAGTAATGGGGCGCTCGGTTGTATCCCGAAGGGTCAAACAGGGAACCCCTAATACAGTGGTCTCTTCTTGGATCCCCCCTGAGTCGGTGAGGACAAATCGTGCCGAGATCATCAAGCTCAAAAAATCCAAATATCCCAAAGGGTCAAAACCATGGATGCCAGGGGATGATAACTCAGCTACTTGGTCGATATCATGGAAGAGGATTTTATCTTGCAGATTAAAGAGGCCAAGCTGTTTTTGTGTACGGGGGTGTATGGGAAATATGATGGGTATCTTTGGGGCAATTAATTCTAAGGCCGACAAGATCTTCTGCAGGGATTGCCGGTTGTCCACATTGCTCGGACGATGAAGGGTAAGGAGGGCATAAGGGACGACAGAATTGGGGGAAGGGGATGATCCTTTTAAAAGACCTAATCGAGCAAGGATATCTGATTTTTTCGCCTCATCCAAGTGAAAGAGGAGGCTATCAACCATAATATCCCCTACTTGATATATCCTTCCTGCAGGGACTCCCTCCTTTAAAAGATTCTCATCTGCATCGGGGGAAGGGGTAAAAAGATAGGTGGAGAGGGCGTCAGTGACCAGGCGATTGATCTCTTCGGGCATACTCCGATCAAAGGAGCGCAGACCTGCCTCGACATGAGCCACAGGGATATTCAATTTTACCGAAACCAAAGTGCAGGCGAGGGTGGAGTTCACATCCCCTACGACTACCACCAAATCGGGACCTTCCTGCAAGAGGACTTTCTCGAACTCCATCATCACCTTTCCGGTCTGTTCTGCATGGGTGCCCGAACCCACCCCCAGATAGATATGGGGTTGAGGGAGTTTGAGATCCTTAAAAAAGGAGTCGGACATGTTGAAGTCATAGTGTTGCCCGGTATGAACCAAAAGATAGTCTATCCTTCCCCCTTCTGACGGGACAGAAGCATTGTATTCTTCTATCGCCCGCACCAGCGGGGCCACCTTCATAAAGTTGGGACGTGCCCCTGCTGCTAAGATTATCTTCATTGCAAAATAATCAGTAGTTTCGTGGTTGTCAGTAATTTCGAGGTCGCATCTTTAACATTGACCGTTTTACATTGAGTCTCCCTTTGCCCCACTTCTTATCCTTTCCATAATACCCCAGGACCAGCACCTGGGTACCCCATATGGCCTGCTTTCTTTATCAGTTTTTCTTCGAGAACCAGATTCTCAGTGAAGAATAATAGAAGGGGTCGCATCTTTAATATTGACAACTTTGCCGCTCCTTTACCTTCCTTCCCTCGGTTGCGCTCTGCATAAAAATTATCCCCTCAGGGTTTGTTCCGTTCGAGGACCTCCTTACCTTGGACATGGAGAAAGGGCTTTAAACTTTCTTTAGCATCACTTATTCAGCCTTCTCACTCTATACCTCCCAGGTTCTACAACACAAAAGCACCCCTTTA harbors:
- the wecB gene encoding UDP-N-acetylglucosamine 2-epimerase (non-hydrolyzing), whose amino-acid sequence is MKIILAAGARPNFMKVAPLVRAIEEYNASVPSEGGRIDYLLVHTGQHYDFNMSDSFFKDLKLPQPHIYLGVGSGTHAEQTGKVMMEFEKVLLQEGPDLVVVVGDVNSTLACTLVSVKLNIPVAHVEAGLRSFDRSMPEEINRLVTDALSTYLFTPSPDADENLLKEGVPAGRIYQVGDIMVDSLLFHLDEAKKSDILARLGLLKGSSPSPNSVVPYALLTLHRPSNVDNRQSLQKILSALELIAPKIPIIFPIHPRTQKQLGLFNLQDKILFHDIDQVAELSSPGIHGFDPLGYLDFLSLMISARFVLTDSGGIQEETTVLGVPCLTLRDTTERPITISEGT